The Solibacillus sp. FSL R7-0682 genome includes a window with the following:
- a CDS encoding DUF4230 domain-containing protein: MSKKDEALLQIERVLEELKKSEEESAATAVVGQRRGNANISRALFKTIFKFWGLKIFLIALLLIVIATGGTWLFFGNTFKNESTVFVEQVQELATLATAEAHVTVTIEEEDNKLFGNNIPVNLPGTKRELLLIVPAIVIAGVDLKEITSEDIKVNENKKELEITLPRATLIHDPAIQMDYVKTFSDEGLFRGEVKWDEGFDLAAVAQKEIKDKAIEIGLLNSAEKSAEKVLKGFFSNLGYTVKITYK, from the coding sequence ATGAGTAAAAAAGATGAAGCCTTACTACAAATTGAGCGAGTATTGGAGGAACTGAAAAAGAGCGAAGAAGAAAGTGCTGCTACGGCCGTTGTCGGACAGCGTAGAGGAAATGCCAATATCTCAAGAGCCTTATTTAAGACCATATTTAAATTCTGGGGATTAAAAATTTTTTTAATAGCACTACTTCTCATAGTCATAGCAACTGGAGGTACTTGGTTATTTTTTGGAAATACATTTAAAAATGAAAGCACAGTATTTGTAGAACAGGTTCAGGAATTAGCAACGCTTGCAACGGCTGAAGCACATGTAACAGTAACCATTGAAGAAGAGGATAATAAGCTGTTCGGAAATAACATTCCGGTTAATTTACCTGGTACAAAGAGAGAGCTGTTATTAATTGTACCTGCCATAGTCATTGCGGGAGTTGATCTTAAAGAGATAACTTCAGAAGATATAAAAGTTAATGAGAATAAGAAGGAACTAGAAATCACTTTACCACGAGCAACGCTTATACATGATCCCGCAATCCAGATGGACTATGTCAAAACATTCTCAGACGAAGGACTATTCCGTGGTGAAGTCAAATGGGATGAAGGGTTTGACCTAGCAGCAGTAGCGCAGAAGGAAATTAAAGATAAGGCAATTGAAATAGGTTTATTAAATTCAGCAGAAAAAAGTGCGGAGAAAGTTCTCAAGGGGTTCTTTAGCAATCTTGGCTATACAGTGAAAATAACATATAAATAA
- a CDS encoding amino acid ABC transporter ATP-binding protein: protein MIKINQLNKSFGDLHVLKSIDMTVYESDVVCLIGTSGSGKSTLLRCLNFLERKDNGNIIIEGKEIDPRTDDLNEIREKVGMVFQNFNLFPHKTVLENIIEAPIMVKGVDKEKAIIKAKQLLKKVDLEDKSDVYPSKLSGGQKQRVAIARALAMEPDIMLFDEPTSALDPELVGEVLTTMKDLAEEGMTMVVVTHEMGFAREVADWIVYMHDGKIIERGTPEQFFNHPKEERTREFLTATMLK from the coding sequence ATGATTAAAATAAACCAATTGAATAAATCGTTTGGAGATTTACACGTATTGAAAAGTATCGACATGACAGTCTACGAGAGCGATGTCGTTTGTCTAATAGGAACAAGCGGATCAGGGAAAAGCACCCTCCTTCGTTGTTTGAATTTTTTAGAAAGAAAGGATAACGGCAATATTATAATTGAAGGAAAGGAAATCGATCCACGGACAGATGACCTTAACGAGATTAGAGAAAAGGTAGGTATGGTGTTTCAAAACTTTAACTTATTCCCACACAAAACAGTACTGGAAAATATTATTGAAGCACCTATTATGGTAAAGGGTGTAGACAAAGAGAAGGCTATAATCAAAGCAAAACAATTATTAAAAAAAGTAGATTTGGAAGATAAGTCGGATGTCTATCCTAGTAAACTATCGGGTGGGCAAAAACAACGGGTAGCGATTGCTAGAGCGCTTGCAATGGAACCAGATATTATGCTTTTTGATGAGCCAACATCAGCACTCGATCCCGAGCTTGTGGGAGAGGTTTTAACAACTATGAAAGATTTGGCTGAAGAAGGAATGACAATGGTTGTTGTAACCCATGAAATGGGATTTGCAAGAGAAGTAGCGGATTGGATTGTATATATGCACGATGGGAAAATTATTGAGCGCGGCACACCTGAACAATTTTTCAACCACCCGAAAGAGGAGCGAACGCGGGAATTTTTAACTGCGACAATGCTTAAATAA
- a CDS encoding amino acid ABC transporter permease, giving the protein MPSFSHFFHTLMETKGVFFNAMLLTLELTVVSILFGIVIGLVFALLKISNIKILELISDIYVYLVRGTPLIVQIFILYFGISGIFLLPDFWAASLALALHNGAYISEILRGAIQSVDKGQFEAGRSLGMTKTLTLRRIILPQAFRRALPPLGNQFIISLKDSSLAAFISMNELFNVATTLGSNNFDEMTYLLIVAVYYLLLVALMTFIVKRTELKLSVSDR; this is encoded by the coding sequence TTGCCAAGTTTTTCGCATTTTTTTCACACACTAATGGAAACAAAAGGTGTATTCTTTAATGCCATGCTATTAACATTAGAGCTGACGGTGGTTTCAATCTTATTTGGAATCGTCATTGGACTTGTTTTTGCTTTATTAAAAATTTCTAATATAAAAATTTTAGAACTTATTTCAGATATCTATGTTTATTTGGTCCGCGGAACACCGTTGATTGTACAAATATTTATCCTCTACTTTGGAATTAGCGGGATTTTCCTTCTTCCTGATTTTTGGGCTGCTTCACTTGCTCTAGCCTTACATAATGGGGCTTATATTTCTGAAATCCTTCGAGGAGCAATTCAGTCAGTCGATAAAGGCCAATTTGAGGCAGGACGTTCTTTGGGGATGACAAAGACACTGACTTTAAGAAGGATTATTCTTCCACAGGCATTCCGTCGAGCGTTGCCACCTTTAGGCAATCAATTTATCATAAGTTTAAAAGATTCTTCGTTAGCCGCATTTATCTCCATGAATGAGTTGTTTAACGTGGCGACAACACTTGGGTCGAATAATTTTGATGAGATGACCTATTTACTCATTGTAGCAGTTTACTATTTATTGCTGGTGGCATTGATGACATTTATAGTGAAACGAACTGAACTGAAATTATCAGTAAGCGACAGATAG
- a CDS encoding transporter substrate-binding domain-containing protein, which yields MLLSNKFILVFSIIIVCFLSGCTEKKFEEGSELINKNQFVFAASGEFKPFSYINDDLTMSGFDIEVGEAIAKEMGLEPVQKRIKFKGIVEGVKTGRADAAVASHTINPQRSKHVSFSTPYYYSGPKIFTRPDSKIKTVEDLKGKEVAVAKGSTYADTASKYTDKIRTYDSDITALKALSSGRHDAVITDFVTGKTAEKEGFKIKGQQLINRSEQAIVLPQDNPKLLKRVNESLEQLRENGTLTQISLKYFGEDITVKPE from the coding sequence ATGTTGTTGAGTAATAAATTTATATTGGTCTTTAGTATAATCATAGTTTGCTTTTTGTCTGGTTGCACAGAGAAAAAGTTTGAAGAGGGATCTGAACTAATTAATAAAAATCAATTTGTTTTTGCGGCTTCAGGTGAATTTAAGCCATTTAGTTATATAAATGACGATCTCACAATGTCGGGCTTTGATATTGAGGTTGGTGAAGCGATTGCTAAGGAAATGGGCCTTGAGCCGGTTCAGAAACGAATCAAATTCAAAGGGATTGTTGAAGGGGTAAAAACAGGACGAGCGGATGCAGCGGTAGCGAGTCACACGATTAACCCACAACGAAGTAAACATGTTTCTTTCTCTACTCCGTATTATTATTCGGGACCAAAAATTTTCACCCGACCAGATAGTAAAATTAAGACTGTCGAAGATTTAAAGGGAAAGGAAGTAGCTGTTGCAAAAGGATCGACATATGCAGATACAGCTTCCAAGTATACAGACAAAATAAGAACATATGACAGTGATATTACAGCTTTAAAGGCGTTGAGCAGCGGACGTCATGATGCAGTAATCACAGATTTTGTTACAGGAAAAACTGCTGAAAAGGAAGGATTTAAGATTAAAGGACAGCAATTAATTAATCGCAGTGAGCAAGCGATTGTGCTGCCCCAGGATAATCCAAAGCTATTGAAGCGAGTAAATGAATCTTTGGAACAACTCCGGGAAAATGGGACATTGACTCAAATCAGTCTCAAATATTTTGGTGAGGACATTACTGTAAAACCAGAATAA
- a CDS encoding IS3 family transposase — protein MENLRKKYTVTCILKVLGIPRATYYRWMKEGIRGFSAIETVLIELCKKTKYRYGHRKIRYLLQKEYGYQLNRNTVQKLMQKHNLQCRVKKKRKFKIDQGPEIIAPNLLARCFTATAPNEKWVTDITYIQYGSTTMYLATILDLFNNEIVAYKLYDHQQTPLVMDVLKAALEERNYPKGILVHSDQGSVYTSYAYQNFLEEMNCRASMSRRGNCWDNAVIESFHSHIKSEAFLRVKVHSLTNEETKLRVAAYMCEYNQERIQEKLGYLTPLEYGKQVA, from the coding sequence GTGGAGAATCTGCGTAAGAAATATACAGTCACATGTATTTTAAAGGTGCTAGGGATTCCTCGTGCAACCTATTATCGTTGGATGAAAGAAGGAATCCGAGGATTTTCAGCCATTGAAACAGTACTGATTGAGCTATGTAAAAAAACGAAATATCGTTACGGTCATCGTAAGATAAGATATTTACTTCAAAAAGAATATGGTTATCAATTGAATCGCAATACGGTACAAAAGCTGATGCAAAAGCACAACCTACAATGTCGGGTGAAAAAGAAACGAAAATTTAAAATAGACCAAGGGCCAGAAATCATTGCCCCTAATTTATTAGCACGCTGTTTTACAGCTACGGCACCCAATGAAAAGTGGGTAACAGATATAACGTACATTCAATATGGTTCTACAACGATGTATTTGGCAACGATTTTAGATTTGTTTAACAATGAGATTGTCGCATATAAATTATATGACCATCAACAAACACCACTTGTGATGGATGTGTTAAAGGCGGCTTTAGAAGAAAGAAATTATCCAAAAGGAATCCTTGTCCATTCAGACCAAGGAAGTGTGTATACATCGTATGCCTATCAAAATTTTTTAGAGGAAATGAATTGTCGAGCAAGTATGTCACGACGAGGAAACTGTTGGGATAATGCGGTGATTGAGTCATTTCATTCACATATCAAAAGCGAAGCATTTTTACGTGTGAAAGTTCATTCACTAACAAACGAAGAAACGAAATTACGTGTAGCAGCATACATGTGCGAGTATAATCAAGAACGTATACAAGAAAAATTAGGCTACTTAACTCCCCTTGAATATGGAAAGCAAGTAGCTTAA
- a CDS encoding MFS transporter, whose product MHSTKLSKQHWLLILTLSLLTFVLGTSEFVIVGILTDISSSLNMTNVKTGTLVSAFAITFAIATPLVMSVTSHLPKRKWMLFLIASFIILNALCVISTSYIMLLTLRIMTAIVTGVLISLAMIVASETIPIKKRGLAISFVFGGFTLANVVGVPIGIVIAEEYSWNATFMLTTFLGGLAFLASFFVLPHRLSQVRSSIRDQFSLLTKPRILMAFFIPALGFGATYAVFTYLVPILKEMGTPNKSISIILFSYGFISIFSNILAGKIATQNAIGRLRFVFLVQAVVLTSLFWTTNQFVLGLINIGLMSLMAILLTTSTQLYLIDLAGIYQPKATGLAASLMPVASNVGIAFGSALGGIVYHQGNLMNVAWVGGIIAVCASLLTFFSHQLDQKQNTSE is encoded by the coding sequence ATGCACTCCACAAAATTATCAAAGCAACATTGGTTGCTGATCTTAACACTTTCTTTATTAACATTTGTTCTCGGGACAAGTGAATTTGTTATTGTCGGAATCTTAACAGATATTTCTTCAAGTCTTAATATGACTAATGTAAAAACCGGCACACTCGTTTCTGCGTTTGCAATTACGTTTGCCATCGCTACGCCACTGGTGATGTCAGTAACAAGTCATTTACCAAAGCGAAAATGGATGTTGTTTTTAATAGCATCTTTCATCATACTAAATGCTTTGTGCGTAATTTCGACGAGCTATATCATGCTCCTTACACTACGGATTATGACAGCGATTGTAACAGGAGTTTTAATCTCTCTAGCCATGATTGTAGCAAGTGAAACCATACCGATTAAAAAACGCGGACTTGCTATTTCATTCGTTTTCGGTGGTTTCACACTTGCAAATGTCGTTGGAGTGCCAATTGGTATTGTTATCGCCGAAGAGTACAGCTGGAATGCCACTTTCATGTTAACCACTTTCCTAGGAGGATTGGCGTTTTTGGCATCCTTTTTTGTCTTACCTCATAGACTTAGCCAAGTACGCAGTTCGATACGTGATCAGTTTTCTTTATTGACCAAGCCTCGTATATTGATGGCTTTTTTCATTCCTGCACTCGGATTTGGAGCAACTTATGCAGTCTTTACATACCTTGTACCAATCTTGAAAGAAATGGGGACACCAAATAAGTCAATTAGTATAATCTTATTTAGTTATGGGTTTATTTCGATTTTCAGCAACATCCTCGCTGGTAAAATTGCTACCCAAAATGCTATCGGTCGCCTTCGGTTTGTTTTTCTCGTGCAAGCAGTTGTTCTGACAAGTTTATTTTGGACTACCAATCAATTTGTTTTAGGATTAATAAATATTGGATTAATGTCGTTAATGGCTATCCTTTTAACAACATCTACTCAGCTATATTTAATTGACCTCGCAGGAATTTATCAGCCAAAAGCAACAGGACTCGCCGCCTCACTAATGCCAGTAGCAAGCAACGTAGGCATCGCTTTTGGTTCTGCATTAGGTGGAATTGTTTACCATCAAGGAAATTTAATGAATGTAGCTTGGGTCGGTGGGATAATTGCTGTCTGTGCAAGTCTGCTAACTTTCTTTAGTCATCAATTAGACCAAAAACAAAATACATCAGAATAG
- a CDS encoding Fic family protein, whose product MFEQIDFKKQQLDAKRPLPKYTVQSLREKLFLEWTYNSNAIEGNTLTINETKVVLEGITVGGKTMREHLEVINHRDAISYVEDVVHKEEPFSEWQIKNLHRLVLKGIDDGYAGVYRDQQVFISGAVHTPPPPFKIQELMDRLMHWYDGEAQSLHPIVRGAMLHAIFVGIHPFIDGNGRTSRLLLNLELMKSGYPPIIIRVENRLAYYNALDKAHTTENYDDFVKLVANEVEASLDLYLSAIFY is encoded by the coding sequence ATGTTCGAACAAATTGATTTTAAGAAGCAGCAGTTAGATGCGAAAAGACCGTTACCAAAATATACAGTACAAAGCTTACGTGAAAAGCTGTTTCTAGAATGGACATATAATTCCAACGCAATCGAAGGCAATACATTAACAATTAATGAAACAAAGGTTGTACTTGAGGGCATTACGGTTGGTGGTAAAACGATGCGTGAGCATTTAGAGGTTATTAACCACCGAGATGCGATTTCTTACGTTGAAGATGTTGTGCATAAAGAAGAGCCTTTTTCTGAGTGGCAAATTAAAAATTTACATCGCCTTGTACTAAAGGGGATTGATGATGGCTATGCAGGCGTCTATCGTGACCAGCAAGTATTTATTTCAGGAGCTGTTCATACACCGCCGCCACCGTTTAAAATTCAAGAGCTGATGGATCGGTTAATGCACTGGTATGACGGAGAGGCGCAAAGCTTACATCCAATTGTACGTGGAGCTATGTTACATGCCATTTTCGTGGGCATTCATCCATTTATTGATGGCAATGGTCGCACGTCACGTTTACTTCTTAATTTAGAGCTCATGAAATCAGGCTATCCACCGATTATTATTCGCGTCGAAAATCGATTAGCGTATTACAATGCTTTAGACAAAGCGCATACGACTGAGAACTATGATGATTTTGTAAAGCTTGTTGCAAATGAAGTTGAGGCTTCTCTAGATTTATATTTGAGTGCAATTTTCTACTAA
- a CDS encoding TOTE conflict system archaeo-eukaryotic primase domain-containing protein, with amino-acid sequence MNIEQQLHQALLEIEHLKKENAHLRGLLKQKQVEPNKIVEPVKRANHNEQLKEKILQKRVQIFKSLFRGRDDVYAVRWQSKNNKSGYTPACSLEWQPPLCQKPNIKCSQCQVRKLIPLSDETIYRHLSGEITIGLYPLLKDETCWFLAVDFDKRDWQKDIQAFVDTCQQLDVPVSIERSRSGNGGHVWLFFSEPISAKVARQLGHFILSETLSNRYEIGMDSYDRLFPNQDTLPKGGFGNLIALPLQRGPRIQLNSVFVDENFNAYEDQWGYLEKVRKLDLNAIKKILWATSQPKQIIQVKEVKDNDVDKLPLAITIIEKNGLYLNKHEIPSQIMHEILKLSSIKNPEFFKAQARRLSTHSIPKNINCHEETTDFIIIPRGCKEALIKVLEGRGITALFDDQTQLGETITSNFKGNLTPEQQVAVEKLLERPIGILSATTGFGKTVVAASLIAQRKVNTLIIVHRKQLIEQWKERLNVFLDKDTLIGHISGGKNKQTFNIDIATIQSLNYRGEIKDEVKNYGQVIVDECHHISAVSFEKVMKKVEAKYICGLTATPTRKDGLHSIMTMQLGSICHRVTAKSYSKVHSFEHLLYPRYTQFKDNTTNDSKKIQDVYKALIQDDVRNRLIFDDVLQALDNGATPLILTERVEHVKILEGMFRNFVKNLIVLTGGMKSKEQLEKLNALQNLNANEERLIIATGKYIGEGFDHASLDTLFLVMPLSWKGTLQQYVGRLHRVDENKSVVKVYDYVDRKEPMLQRMFEKRLKAYQSMGYKLVDENKSKLSSTEQIKLF; translated from the coding sequence ATGAATATTGAACAACAACTCCATCAAGCCCTTTTAGAAATCGAACATTTAAAAAAAGAAAATGCACATTTGAGGGGATTGCTTAAACAAAAGCAAGTTGAACCAAATAAAATAGTAGAGCCAGTTAAGCGAGCTAATCATAACGAACAATTGAAAGAAAAAATCCTTCAAAAAAGAGTGCAGATTTTTAAAAGTTTATTCCGCGGAAGAGACGATGTTTATGCTGTTCGATGGCAGTCTAAAAATAATAAATCAGGCTATACACCTGCCTGTTCGTTAGAGTGGCAGCCTCCGTTATGTCAGAAGCCAAATATAAAATGTTCGCAATGTCAGGTTAGAAAACTAATACCTCTTAGCGATGAAACGATTTATCGGCATCTTTCAGGAGAGATTACTATCGGTCTATACCCATTGTTAAAAGATGAAACGTGTTGGTTTTTAGCAGTAGATTTTGATAAACGTGATTGGCAAAAAGATATTCAAGCATTTGTAGATACATGTCAACAACTTGATGTACCTGTTAGTATTGAACGTTCGAGATCTGGAAATGGAGGACATGTGTGGCTGTTTTTTAGTGAGCCCATTTCAGCAAAAGTAGCTCGACAATTGGGGCATTTTATTTTATCAGAAACGCTCTCTAATCGATATGAAATCGGAATGGATTCCTATGATCGTCTATTTCCAAATCAAGATACTTTACCAAAGGGAGGATTCGGAAATTTAATCGCACTTCCTTTACAAAGAGGTCCTCGAATACAGTTGAATAGTGTATTTGTAGATGAAAATTTTAATGCTTATGAAGATCAATGGGGATATTTAGAAAAAGTTCGTAAATTAGATTTAAATGCAATCAAAAAAATACTATGGGCAACTTCTCAGCCGAAGCAGATTATACAAGTGAAAGAAGTGAAGGATAACGATGTAGATAAGCTTCCATTAGCTATTACAATCATCGAAAAAAACGGACTATATTTAAATAAGCATGAAATTCCTTCGCAAATAATGCATGAGATTTTAAAGTTATCCTCAATAAAGAATCCTGAATTTTTCAAGGCACAGGCTAGACGCTTAAGTACGCATAGTATACCTAAAAATATAAATTGTCATGAGGAAACTACTGACTTTATTATTATCCCTCGCGGATGCAAGGAAGCGTTAATAAAGGTATTAGAGGGCAGAGGAATTACGGCTTTATTTGACGATCAAACACAATTAGGTGAAACAATTACATCTAACTTCAAAGGGAATTTAACGCCAGAACAACAAGTAGCGGTAGAAAAGCTTTTGGAACGTCCAATAGGAATTTTATCGGCCACAACAGGTTTTGGTAAAACGGTTGTAGCTGCATCACTGATAGCGCAAAGAAAGGTGAATACATTAATTATTGTTCATCGGAAACAATTAATTGAACAATGGAAAGAACGTCTTAATGTTTTTTTAGATAAAGATACATTAATAGGTCACATTAGTGGAGGGAAAAATAAGCAAACATTTAATATTGATATAGCCACAATTCAAAGCTTAAATTATCGTGGAGAAATAAAGGATGAAGTGAAAAACTATGGTCAGGTTATTGTGGATGAGTGTCATCATATTTCAGCAGTAAGCTTTGAAAAAGTAATGAAAAAAGTAGAAGCTAAATATATTTGCGGTTTAACGGCTACTCCTACTAGAAAAGATGGTTTACATTCAATTATGACGATGCAATTAGGTTCAATTTGCCATAGAGTTACAGCTAAATCCTATTCAAAAGTACATTCATTTGAGCATCTTCTATATCCTCGTTATACGCAATTTAAAGATAATACAACAAATGATTCTAAAAAAATTCAGGACGTTTATAAAGCACTAATACAAGATGATGTTCGCAATCGATTAATTTTTGATGATGTGTTACAAGCTTTAGATAACGGAGCTACCCCATTGATTTTGACTGAAAGAGTAGAGCATGTGAAAATTTTAGAAGGTATGTTTAGAAACTTCGTAAAAAATTTGATTGTGTTAACGGGCGGTATGAAGTCTAAGGAGCAATTGGAGAAATTAAATGCATTGCAAAATTTAAATGCGAATGAAGAGCGGCTCATTATCGCAACAGGAAAATATATAGGAGAAGGTTTTGACCATGCAAGTTTAGATACATTATTTTTAGTGATGCCTTTATCATGGAAAGGAACATTGCAGCAGTATGTTGGTAGGTTACATCGGGTAGATGAAAATAAATCAGTAGTAAAGGTATATGATTATGTTGACCGAAAAGAGCCAATGCTGCAGAGAATGTTTGAGAAAAGGTTGAAGGCTTATCAATCAATGGGATATAAACTTGTTGATGAAAATAAAAGTAAGTTATCAAGTACAGAGCAAATAAAGTTATTTTGA